The following are encoded in a window of Roseimaritima ulvae genomic DNA:
- a CDS encoding toll/interleukin-1 receptor domain-containing protein has protein sequence MGKVFLSYCHDDQEEVQQIRDELSSRGFDVWWDDVLLGGQDWKQEVAEAIRESKAVVACFSQRVQERERTQLMPELREAITVLKQLPPGRSFLIPIRLSECVIPDLRIDATTSITDLHYIDLFPPESRPNSMSKLVSSLHAALGRKNSTESSGNVEQSPAGRPYRVGEDNLIDDATTNIVVRGDANAVADFVALLNATTGVPVRPPYDHGDGTFELMVATPLSSRQLSHLSEQCGVQVKSIDHLPRDFFEKFTYDLGVYLRSKNAKKKSDGK, from the coding sequence ATGGGAAAAGTGTTTCTTTCGTATTGCCACGACGATCAGGAGGAAGTCCAGCAAATTCGTGATGAGCTATCGTCACGGGGCTTCGATGTGTGGTGGGACGATGTGCTGCTCGGTGGACAGGACTGGAAGCAAGAGGTTGCAGAGGCAATCAGGGAAAGCAAGGCGGTTGTTGCATGTTTTTCTCAACGCGTACAGGAACGGGAACGCACACAACTAATGCCCGAGTTGCGCGAGGCGATCACTGTTCTGAAACAATTGCCTCCCGGCCGATCATTCCTGATCCCTATTCGGCTTTCAGAATGCGTGATACCTGACTTGAGAATTGACGCGACGACCTCAATAACAGACCTACACTACATCGACCTCTTTCCACCGGAATCGAGACCGAACTCAATGTCAAAACTGGTGTCCTCATTGCACGCAGCTCTTGGGCGCAAGAACTCAACTGAGTCGTCTGGCAATGTTGAACAGAGCCCCGCTGGTCGCCCATATCGTGTTGGAGAAGACAACCTAATTGACGACGCTACGACAAATATAGTTGTACGCGGAGACGCCAATGCTGTTGCCGATTTCGTTGCTCTCCTAAACGCCACTACCGGCGTCCCGGTGCGGCCGCCATATGACCATGGAGATGGCACGTTTGAGTTGATGGTTGCGACGCCGCTTAGCTCACGACAGCTATCTCATTTATCGGAACAGTGTGGCGTCCAAGTGAAAAGCATCGACCATCTACCGCGAGATTTTTTTGAAAAGTTCACGTACGATTTGGGCGTGTATTTGCGGTCCAAGAATGCAAAGAAGAAATCAGATGGGAAATAG
- a CDS encoding SIR2 family protein, producing MSKVVMRDQDEWDDEPKLIDYLSAQLQSGRLGLALGAGISKPFGLPDWGNLINAMFKIAGQDPLPGNPMQQAEYIRTSTCGGDVAKFLELVDQALYENADTSFDALRKNDTIASVGALLMASRRGSASEVVTINFDNLLELYLAYFGFVVHSVSADIHWRDASDVTIYHPHGFLPHGQPTERSSDIVLDQASFGQTVGKDTVWRQVCMNMFRRRTCLFIGMSGDDPNIESMLQESRDTHASRNHRTRYWGVAFSTADDDLLRTQWQNRGVYYRVIADYDHDLPRLLFGICQHAAEKSMFS from the coding sequence ATGAGCAAAGTCGTTATGCGAGATCAGGATGAATGGGACGATGAACCGAAGCTAATAGATTACCTGAGTGCACAGTTGCAATCAGGACGACTTGGCCTCGCATTAGGCGCTGGCATCTCCAAACCGTTTGGGCTCCCCGACTGGGGCAACTTAATAAACGCGATGTTCAAAATTGCTGGGCAGGATCCTTTGCCGGGTAATCCAATGCAGCAGGCGGAGTATATTCGCACAAGTACTTGCGGCGGGGATGTAGCAAAGTTCCTCGAACTTGTAGATCAAGCCCTTTATGAAAATGCGGATACTTCATTCGATGCGTTGAGAAAGAACGACACAATCGCGTCTGTCGGAGCGCTACTGATGGCGTCTCGTCGCGGAAGCGCATCGGAAGTTGTGACAATTAATTTCGACAACCTATTGGAGCTCTATCTCGCATACTTTGGATTTGTGGTGCACTCGGTATCAGCCGACATTCATTGGAGAGACGCGAGTGACGTTACGATTTATCACCCGCATGGATTTCTTCCACACGGTCAGCCAACAGAACGCAGTTCTGACATTGTCTTAGACCAAGCATCTTTTGGTCAAACAGTTGGGAAAGACACGGTTTGGCGACAGGTTTGCATGAACATGTTTCGACGAAGAACTTGCCTCTTTATCGGAATGTCTGGAGATGATCCAAACATCGAGTCGATGCTCCAGGAATCGCGTGACACGCATGCGTCTAGGAACCATAGAACACGTTATTGGGGCGTTGCGTTTTCAACGGCCGATGACGATCTACTGCGAACGCAGTGGCAAAATCGTGGTGTCTACTACAGGGTGATCGCAGATTACGATCACGACCTCCCGCGATTATTATTCGGGATTTGCCAACATGCAGCGGAAAAGAGCATGTTTAGCTAA
- a CDS encoding glycoside hydrolase family 28 protein, translating into MKRRCLVALWAVLVVVSTGTLVQAQADKSNIFNIKTYGAVGDGVTLNTEALQKTIDACHAAGGGTVWVPAGEFVIGTIHLKSHVTLSLDYGASLLGSLDWNDYPTDSLRNAREGQEECLLYAEDATDIRIEGLGLIDGRGTPETFPKRRPGVRGDRRPRLLRFESCKNLTFSGLTYTRTGFWGLHLVDCKQIQFNAVTIRFLNQGPNNDGIDLDGCEDVLIENCDIQSGDDAICLKSSLNPCRNIVVRNCRVCSHTAPLKFGSSGHGGFIDVSVTNCYFYDSPMGAIKLTLVDGGRLENIEISRLVMENVGCPIFIRLANRGSTFGKGGQATMGSLKNIRIRDVVAKVTLQDRDQSGDYSNTEKAKAGPIMISGIPGHPVEDISLENVKISFAAYGSEEDAKRVVPEDENRYPEQFFFGVLPAWGAYIRHAKNVAFKNVELTLRGEDARQEIILDDVEGFVNH; encoded by the coding sequence ATGAAGCGAAGATGCTTGGTTGCCCTATGGGCCGTGCTGGTCGTCGTCAGCACAGGGACGCTTGTTCAGGCCCAAGCTGACAAGTCGAACATATTCAATATCAAAACCTATGGCGCCGTGGGCGACGGGGTGACGCTGAACACCGAAGCTCTGCAAAAGACGATCGATGCCTGCCACGCTGCCGGCGGGGGAACGGTTTGGGTGCCGGCTGGAGAGTTTGTGATTGGGACGATCCACTTGAAGAGTCATGTGACCTTGTCGCTGGATTACGGCGCCAGCTTGCTGGGTAGCCTAGACTGGAATGACTATCCCACGGATAGTCTGCGTAATGCCCGTGAGGGGCAAGAGGAGTGCCTGCTCTATGCCGAGGATGCGACGGATATCCGCATTGAGGGCCTGGGGCTCATTGATGGTCGGGGCACCCCGGAGACCTTCCCCAAACGTAGACCTGGTGTTCGCGGCGATCGTCGCCCAAGGCTGCTTCGTTTCGAGAGCTGTAAGAACCTGACCTTTTCCGGCCTGACCTATACCCGTACGGGGTTCTGGGGACTGCACTTGGTGGACTGTAAGCAAATTCAGTTCAATGCGGTGACGATTCGTTTCCTCAACCAAGGCCCTAACAACGACGGCATCGATCTGGATGGCTGCGAAGACGTCCTGATTGAGAACTGTGATATCCAATCGGGCGATGACGCCATTTGCCTGAAGAGCTCACTGAACCCCTGCCGTAATATCGTGGTGCGGAACTGTCGGGTCTGCAGTCATACCGCGCCTCTGAAATTTGGATCATCCGGTCATGGCGGCTTCATCGATGTCAGCGTCACCAATTGCTATTTCTACGACAGTCCCATGGGCGCGATAAAGCTGACCTTGGTAGATGGCGGTCGCTTGGAAAACATCGAGATCTCCAGGCTGGTGATGGAGAACGTGGGTTGCCCTATCTTTATTCGTTTGGCCAATCGCGGCAGCACCTTCGGCAAGGGTGGCCAGGCGACGATGGGCAGCTTGAAGAATATCCGCATCCGCGATGTGGTGGCCAAGGTCACGCTGCAGGATCGTGACCAATCGGGCGACTATTCCAATACCGAAAAAGCCAAGGCCGGCCCGATCATGATCTCGGGCATCCCCGGCCATCCCGTCGAAGATATCTCCTTAGAAAATGTTAAGATCTCCTTTGCCGCTTATGGCTCCGAAGAAGATGCCAAGCGTGTCGTACCGGAGGACGAAAACCGCTATCCGGAGCAGTTCTTCTTCGGCGTGTTACCGGCTTGGGGTGCGTATATCCGCCATGCCAAAAATGTTGCCTTCAAAAATGTCGAGTTGACACTCCGCGGCGAAGACGCACGCCAAGAGATCATCTTGGATGATGTTGAAGGTTTCGTGAATCATTAA
- a CDS encoding alpha/beta hydrolase family protein, giving the protein MAAETFAPLKQGQPPRSVEALWADYDPRAEPLDVEILKEWQQDGVVMQVLRYRVGIFKGQKSMLAAVYGYPQGASDLPGLVQAHGGGQYADYHAVLTNAKRGYATISIAWAGRINAPDYKVDRDGVKLFTDQATDDPDYKLTTDWGALDGYHAPARYGAGSMDVKPSRYTLDEVESPRNCCYFLWTVAARRALTFLEQQPQVDGERLGIYGHSMGGKITTLTAGIDKRVKAAAPSCGGISNKLDDELYLKTIADARYLDQLSCPIMFLSPANDFHGHLIDVPKAVELIETDQWRVATSAHSNHQDIGEFEVGGLLWFDQHLKGSFKVPATPEVQLKLKTSTGTPSFVVRPDASQTIDAVDVYYTQDGEPLEREHRKNRFWHYAKPVRNGEHWTADLPLATTEKPLWAYTNVRYRLDEPVTGAGYYYRVYTTDVFNVSSPVQVSSAEDLAAADVRTTRKPSLLIENFQDDWEKEWFVYRQDTWDKQDSWERMTHKIYSDLWRAPEGAKLALEVRSQTTQTLVVGLDWRNNKRAEVELSGDGQWQSIVLSPADFTAGSGSDRGQTDWRNVNTLKLSPKRKSDPRPEFRNLRWVVEAAH; this is encoded by the coding sequence ATGGCTGCAGAGACCTTCGCGCCTCTAAAGCAGGGCCAACCGCCTCGGTCGGTGGAAGCCCTGTGGGCGGATTACGACCCTCGGGCCGAACCTCTTGATGTCGAAATTCTCAAAGAGTGGCAACAGGACGGCGTGGTCATGCAGGTCCTGCGCTATCGCGTGGGCATCTTCAAGGGGCAGAAATCCATGCTGGCTGCGGTCTACGGTTATCCGCAGGGGGCGAGCGATTTGCCCGGCCTGGTTCAGGCCCACGGGGGCGGCCAATACGCCGACTATCATGCGGTTCTGACAAATGCCAAACGCGGCTATGCCACGATCTCGATTGCCTGGGCCGGACGAATTAATGCACCGGACTACAAGGTCGATCGCGATGGGGTCAAGCTGTTCACCGACCAAGCCACCGATGACCCTGACTATAAGCTGACGACCGATTGGGGTGCCTTGGACGGCTATCATGCACCGGCCCGCTATGGAGCCGGTTCCATGGACGTCAAGCCGTCCCGTTATACGCTGGACGAAGTGGAGTCACCGCGTAACTGCTGCTATTTTCTTTGGACCGTGGCGGCGCGACGTGCCCTGACCTTTCTGGAGCAGCAGCCGCAGGTCGACGGCGAGCGACTGGGGATCTATGGTCACTCCATGGGCGGCAAAATTACTACACTCACGGCCGGTATCGACAAACGCGTCAAGGCCGCCGCGCCGTCTTGTGGTGGGATTAGCAATAAATTAGATGACGAGCTCTATCTAAAGACCATTGCCGATGCCCGCTACCTGGATCAACTTTCCTGCCCGATCATGTTCCTGAGTCCGGCCAATGATTTTCACGGCCACCTGATCGATGTACCCAAGGCGGTTGAACTTATTGAAACCGACCAGTGGCGGGTGGCGACCTCTGCGCACAGCAACCATCAGGATATCGGTGAATTCGAAGTCGGTGGTTTGCTGTGGTTCGATCAGCACCTCAAGGGCAGCTTCAAGGTTCCCGCGACACCTGAGGTCCAGCTGAAGCTCAAGACCTCAACCGGAACACCTTCGTTTGTGGTGCGGCCGGATGCCTCCCAAACCATTGATGCCGTGGATGTCTACTACACCCAAGACGGCGAACCGCTTGAGCGAGAGCACCGCAAGAATCGATTCTGGCACTATGCCAAGCCCGTAAGAAACGGGGAGCACTGGACTGCGGATCTACCGCTGGCCACCACGGAGAAACCCCTATGGGCCTACACCAACGTTCGCTATCGGCTGGATGAACCGGTGACCGGTGCGGGCTACTACTACCGAGTCTATACCACGGATGTGTTTAATGTCTCCTCACCCGTGCAGGTTTCCAGCGCCGAAGATCTGGCTGCGGCGGACGTCAGAACAACCCGGAAGCCATCTCTGTTGATTGAAAATTTTCAGGATGATTGGGAAAAAGAGTGGTTCGTCTATCGGCAGGATACCTGGGACAAGCAAGACAGTTGGGAGCGGATGACGCATAAGATCTACTCGGATCTGTGGAGAGCCCCGGAGGGGGCCAAGCTTGCCCTGGAGGTTCGCTCCCAAACAACGCAGACCTTGGTGGTGGGGCTGGATTGGAGAAACAATAAAAGAGCCGAGGTGGAACTTTCTGGCGACGGACAGTGGCAGTCGATCGTCTTATCTCCTGCCGATTTCACCGCCGGCTCTGGCTCCGACCGAGGCCAGACCGATTGGAGAAACGTCAACACGCTCAAGCTGTCGCCGAAGCGCAAGAGCGATCCGCGACCTGAATTCCGCAATCTTCGCTGGGTCGTCGAGGCGGCGCATTAG
- a CDS encoding FG-GAP-like repeat-containing protein, with translation MVLLIQSERTWRIIAVLLFLLGFAWCTRPVWRPSPGEQLLNGAVEDLHSSRFAEAELKAHDAVRQDPRLTQAWLVAGDAARRQRHATDALRYYRSVPQDGSRVELQARCRLGEQLAALGLARQAEAALQRALEIDPEDASANHQLGLLLQKQGRTWESVPYVQRALLGGLVNKSHVMMLSAVDIMYVVDREFTQRCLATQPSDKSALIVEARQAIVEKEFDRAEAMLREIVAAQPELIEAQARLGAILFDDGDDVAFVSWQDRLPPTADEHPEIWYLRGLWARRRQQTDAAIRCFLEAARLDPNHSGAIFQLAQLLQSSEHAALAEQFAARSKTLSQMNYLLAELRELNDFRLIRKVVGLMDQLGRPLEAVAWCQVLQRFNPDQSWAAEEERRLAKQLVRSSDWDDLFTLPDHQLARRLDASKFPLPDWQAEEVKPLPQAPTGERIPQVVRFDDEAAAVGIDFRYYNGTTETTGLVHILQATGGGIAVVDFDQDNWPDLYFIQSGEYPIEEGQTQYLNRLYRNLGNGRFADVTATSGLGDSGYGQGVAVGDFNSDGFPDIYIANCGPNRLYENRGDGSFVEVPDAAGAGGDHWTTSCAIADLDGDALPEIYAANYALKDEVLKLKCKHEGKPRTCAPTLLTAEQDHLYRNLGNGRFANVTDGSGVVAADGKGLGVVIADFGNRGRPDIFVGNDTTANFFFRNQASGPEQPLRFREQAIVSGVGFDEVGNLQACMGVAAGDANADGLLDLFITNFWAESNILYQQQPGRLFADQTRSANLRDSGFHMLGFGTQFIDGELDGWPDLIIANGHIDRTFAHGNPDRMPPQYLRNTGAAQYTELPANELGDYFEGRYFGRALATVDWNRDGREDVCISHLDAPAALLTNRTEDAGNYLAVQLRGVQSNRDAIGTVVTLDVGQRSWMRQMVGGGGYLVSNQRQLLFGLGEADQVDRMTIRWPSGQVQTFENLRCNQQCLVVEGDEMVTLPAVASNP, from the coding sequence ATGGTGTTGTTGATCCAATCCGAGCGAACTTGGCGAATCATCGCTGTGCTGCTGTTCCTGCTCGGTTTCGCCTGGTGCACTCGGCCGGTCTGGCGACCCTCTCCCGGCGAACAGTTGCTGAACGGGGCGGTCGAAGATCTGCATAGCAGTCGGTTTGCCGAGGCCGAGCTCAAGGCTCACGACGCCGTGCGGCAGGATCCCCGGCTGACGCAGGCTTGGTTGGTCGCCGGCGACGCGGCTAGGCGTCAGCGGCATGCGACCGATGCCCTCCGCTACTACCGTTCGGTACCTCAGGACGGCAGCCGAGTGGAATTGCAAGCGCGGTGTCGATTGGGGGAACAATTGGCAGCGCTGGGGCTGGCCCGGCAAGCGGAAGCGGCCCTGCAACGCGCGTTAGAAATCGATCCCGAGGATGCCTCGGCCAACCACCAGCTTGGACTGCTGCTGCAGAAGCAGGGCCGCACTTGGGAATCGGTGCCGTACGTGCAGCGGGCTTTGCTGGGCGGGCTGGTGAATAAGAGTCATGTGATGATGCTGTCGGCGGTCGACATCATGTACGTCGTCGATCGGGAATTCACCCAGCGCTGTCTGGCAACCCAGCCCAGTGACAAATCGGCTTTGATCGTCGAAGCGCGTCAGGCGATCGTCGAAAAGGAGTTTGATCGGGCCGAAGCCATGTTGCGGGAGATTGTCGCGGCGCAGCCGGAATTGATCGAAGCCCAGGCACGGCTCGGCGCCATCCTGTTCGACGACGGGGACGACGTAGCATTTGTCAGCTGGCAGGATCGTTTGCCCCCGACGGCCGACGAACATCCGGAGATCTGGTATCTGCGGGGGCTGTGGGCGCGGCGGAGGCAACAGACCGACGCCGCCATCCGCTGTTTTTTAGAAGCCGCCCGCCTCGATCCGAATCACAGCGGGGCCATCTTTCAATTGGCTCAGTTGCTGCAAAGCAGCGAACACGCCGCGCTTGCCGAACAGTTTGCCGCTCGCTCCAAGACGCTGTCGCAGATGAACTATCTGCTGGCCGAACTGCGGGAGCTGAATGACTTCCGCTTGATCCGCAAAGTCGTCGGCTTGATGGATCAATTGGGGCGACCCCTGGAAGCGGTGGCTTGGTGCCAGGTGCTGCAGCGTTTTAATCCCGATCAATCTTGGGCCGCGGAGGAAGAGCGACGGTTGGCCAAGCAGTTGGTGCGGTCGAGCGATTGGGACGATCTGTTTACGCTACCTGACCACCAATTGGCGCGGCGGTTGGATGCTTCGAAATTCCCTCTGCCCGACTGGCAGGCGGAGGAAGTGAAACCGTTGCCGCAGGCACCCACGGGCGAGCGGATTCCGCAGGTCGTTCGCTTTGACGACGAAGCCGCCGCGGTGGGGATCGACTTTCGATATTACAACGGTACCACCGAAACGACCGGTCTGGTGCATATCCTGCAAGCCACCGGGGGCGGAATTGCGGTGGTGGACTTTGATCAAGACAATTGGCCCGATCTGTACTTCATTCAAAGCGGCGAGTACCCGATCGAGGAAGGCCAGACGCAGTATTTAAATCGTTTGTACCGCAACCTTGGCAACGGGCGATTCGCAGATGTGACCGCGACCAGCGGCTTGGGCGATTCCGGTTACGGTCAGGGCGTTGCGGTGGGGGATTTCAACAGCGATGGCTTTCCCGATATCTACATCGCCAATTGTGGTCCCAACCGCTTGTACGAAAATCGCGGCGATGGCAGTTTCGTGGAAGTCCCCGACGCGGCCGGCGCCGGCGGCGACCATTGGACCACCAGCTGCGCGATCGCGGACCTCGACGGCGATGCGTTGCCAGAGATCTACGCGGCCAACTATGCCTTAAAAGACGAAGTCTTGAAACTGAAGTGCAAGCATGAAGGTAAACCACGCACCTGTGCGCCGACGCTGCTGACCGCCGAGCAGGATCATCTGTATCGCAACCTGGGTAATGGCCGCTTTGCCAATGTGACGGACGGCAGCGGAGTGGTTGCCGCCGATGGCAAAGGGCTGGGCGTGGTGATCGCCGATTTTGGGAATCGCGGTCGCCCCGACATCTTCGTGGGCAACGATACCACGGCCAACTTCTTCTTTCGCAATCAAGCCAGCGGCCCAGAGCAACCCTTGCGGTTCCGCGAACAGGCCATCGTTTCCGGCGTGGGCTTTGACGAAGTGGGCAACCTGCAGGCTTGCATGGGCGTTGCCGCCGGCGATGCCAACGCAGATGGGCTGTTGGACCTGTTCATCACCAATTTTTGGGCCGAATCCAACATCCTGTATCAGCAACAGCCGGGACGTCTGTTCGCCGATCAGACGCGCAGCGCCAACCTCCGCGATTCCGGCTTCCATATGTTGGGCTTTGGAACCCAGTTTATCGATGGTGAACTGGATGGCTGGCCCGATCTGATCATCGCCAACGGTCACATCGACCGCACCTTTGCCCATGGCAATCCCGACCGCATGCCGCCGCAGTACCTCCGCAACACCGGTGCCGCACAGTATACGGAGCTGCCGGCGAACGAGCTGGGCGATTATTTCGAGGGCCGTTATTTCGGGCGTGCTCTGGCGACGGTGGATTGGAATCGCGACGGTCGCGAAGATGTCTGCATCTCGCACTTGGACGCTCCGGCCGCGCTGCTGACCAACCGTACCGAAGACGCCGGCAATTATCTTGCCGTCCAGCTCCGCGGCGTGCAGAGTAATCGCGACGCAATCGGCACGGTCGTTACGTTGGACGTTGGGCAGCGCAGTTGGATGCGTCAAATGGTCGGCGGCGGGGGGTATCTGGTCAGCAACCAGCGTCAGTTGTTGTTCGGGCTAGGCGAAGCCGATCAGGTGGACCGGATGACCATTCGTTGGCCTTCGGGGCAGGTGCAAACGTTTGAAAACCTCCGCTGCAACCAGCAGTGCCTGGTCGTGGAAGGCGACGAAATGGTGACGCTGCCGGCTGTCGCCAGCAACCCGTGA
- a CDS encoding DUF1559 domain-containing protein yields MVIAIIGVLVGLLLPAVQAAREAARRMSCSNNVKQIVLATHNYHDTYNTLPQGGTSFGGTSVNNSNTGQFGLSWWACVLPYVEQANAADQIYYGGRHPGWGHSGQSGGSVNGAAFNNVQFDFMLCPSSPLEPMHNVGSYVHTAPNYVGICGAVDIVGATPQTSFTNNSGRQHNYSGCCGSVTPGGIVANGGTLVMHNYGGMPAGIANIGFSQITDGLSNTMILSEAGDWGINTTSGAKVKINANHGWMMGLQGGRNNRHFNLTVIRYPPNTQLLLPGRGNNEGPNNGIYAAHPGGVMAGVNDGSVKFVAETIDMLTLSRLATRDDGQAAGFTN; encoded by the coding sequence GTGGTGATTGCCATTATCGGGGTGTTAGTGGGGCTGTTGTTGCCTGCGGTGCAAGCGGCTCGTGAAGCGGCGCGGCGTATGAGTTGCAGCAACAACGTCAAGCAGATCGTGTTGGCGACGCACAACTATCACGACACCTACAACACGCTGCCTCAAGGTGGCACCAGCTTCGGCGGTACGTCGGTCAATAACTCCAATACCGGGCAATTTGGGTTGTCCTGGTGGGCCTGCGTGCTGCCGTACGTCGAGCAGGCGAATGCAGCCGACCAGATCTACTACGGTGGCAGGCATCCTGGTTGGGGGCACTCCGGTCAGAGTGGTGGCTCGGTCAACGGAGCGGCTTTCAATAACGTGCAGTTTGATTTCATGCTGTGTCCTTCGAGTCCTTTGGAGCCGATGCACAACGTCGGCAGCTACGTCCACACCGCGCCCAACTATGTGGGCATTTGCGGAGCGGTGGACATCGTCGGTGCCACACCCCAAACCAGCTTTACCAACAACTCCGGTCGCCAGCATAATTACAGCGGCTGTTGCGGTTCGGTGACCCCTGGAGGGATTGTGGCCAACGGGGGAACTTTGGTCATGCATAACTACGGCGGCATGCCGGCGGGGATCGCCAACATCGGCTTTAGTCAGATCACCGACGGTCTCTCCAACACCATGATTCTGAGCGAAGCGGGAGACTGGGGGATCAATACCACTTCGGGTGCCAAGGTCAAGATCAATGCTAATCACGGCTGGATGATGGGCTTGCAGGGCGGTCGTAATAACCGTCACTTCAACCTGACGGTGATCCGCTATCCGCCCAACACCCAATTACTGTTGCCGGGGCGTGGCAACAACGAAGGACCGAACAACGGGATCTACGCTGCGCATCCCGGCGGCGTGATGGCGGGCGTGAATGACGGCTCGGTGAAGTTCGTTGCCGAAACCATCGACATGTTGACCCTCAGCCGCTTGGCGACTCGGGACGACGGTCAAGCGGCAGGTTTCACGAACTAA
- a CDS encoding glycosyltransferase family 4 protein, whose protein sequence is MRILQITSGGRKANGAVLYAADLSKRLCERGHDVWMLTPPGSFVAGAIAGSKVRHEPSDLSRWPLAELKRVRDLIRREGIDVVHGHNSRAFNFAVCLRRLFGIPCVSTAHSNKIQVHWCLADRIIAVSQATRRFHCRWNLVRPSRISVIHNPIDTQRFRPLDAAERQQVRRDIGLPDDALVLLIAGHVIARKGQLTAVQAMPRILKKFPQARLVMVGHESAEYGPAVRAEAARLGLNEQVQWLPSRDDVEQVFGAADLCLCPSLDEPFGLTACEALACEVPVVASRLGGFLETIQPDRSGLLVPRKDPDELAKATLSLLQQPSQRQAMGRFGRQWVVEHLGSDSHDTSVEGVYRQVCRPS, encoded by the coding sequence GTGCGGATTTTGCAGATCACCAGCGGTGGGCGAAAAGCAAACGGCGCGGTGCTGTACGCCGCCGATCTGTCCAAGCGGTTATGTGAACGCGGGCACGACGTCTGGATGCTGACGCCGCCAGGCAGTTTTGTCGCTGGCGCCATCGCCGGCAGTAAAGTGCGGCACGAGCCCAGTGACCTGAGTCGTTGGCCGCTGGCGGAACTGAAACGGGTGCGGGATCTGATCCGCCGCGAAGGCATCGACGTGGTGCACGGTCATAACAGTCGAGCCTTTAACTTTGCCGTCTGCCTGCGGCGATTGTTCGGCATTCCCTGTGTCTCGACCGCTCATTCCAACAAGATCCAAGTGCATTGGTGTTTGGCCGACCGGATCATCGCCGTATCGCAGGCCACGCGGCGCTTCCATTGCCGTTGGAATTTGGTCCGGCCCTCGCGGATTTCGGTGATCCATAACCCCATCGACACACAGCGGTTCCGACCTCTCGATGCGGCCGAGCGACAGCAGGTTCGCCGCGACATCGGTTTGCCCGACGATGCTTTGGTGTTGCTAATCGCCGGCCACGTTATTGCTCGCAAGGGCCAGCTGACCGCCGTGCAGGCGATGCCGCGGATCTTGAAAAAATTTCCGCAGGCGCGGCTGGTGATGGTGGGCCATGAATCGGCAGAGTACGGGCCAGCGGTGCGAGCCGAAGCGGCGCGACTGGGGCTGAACGAGCAGGTCCAGTGGCTGCCCAGTCGCGATGATGTGGAGCAGGTTTTCGGCGCCGCGGACCTGTGTTTATGCCCGTCGTTGGATGAGCCCTTTGGGTTGACGGCCTGCGAAGCTCTTGCCTGTGAAGTGCCCGTGGTGGCTTCGCGATTGGGAGGTTTTCTGGAAACCATCCAGCCCGATCGTTCCGGGTTATTGGTGCCGAGGAAGGATCCCGACGAACTGGCCAAAGCCACGCTGTCTCTGTTGCAGCAGCCCTCGCAGCGGCAGGCGATGGGCCGATTTGGTCGGCAGTGGGTGGTCGAACACCTCGGTAGCGATTCGCATGATACCTCGGTGGAGGGGGTTTACCGGCAGGTCTGCCGCCCTTCGTAG
- a CDS encoding dihydroorotate dehydrogenase electron transfer subunit, translating to MSGSLQAAYYADDAQQLDAAVVSNQLIARDTYQVRIEAPEIARRVAPGQFVMIRMAGLDDPLIGRALAVYDVGCDPAGQPTTIDLVYLRKGKLTQCLSRATAGSQVTVWGPLGNGFAPQPCEHLVMVAGGIGQTPFVAVAKEALGLQEFAGRPTGWAKQVTLVYGARSADLLAGVEDFQGCGVRVELCTDDGTRGRQALVPQVLDEVLAEAISTTDVEAIRVLCCGPEIMMEKASEVAAVRRVACQVSLETPMACGIGICFSCVAKVRQDDGQWDYKRTCVEGPVFDAAKICWE from the coding sequence GTGAGCGGTTCCCTGCAAGCAGCATATTATGCCGACGACGCCCAGCAGCTGGACGCCGCGGTGGTCAGCAACCAGCTCATCGCCCGCGATACGTATCAGGTACGAATCGAGGCGCCGGAGATCGCCCGACGCGTGGCGCCGGGACAGTTCGTAATGATCCGCATGGCCGGCTTGGACGATCCGTTGATCGGCCGCGCCTTGGCCGTGTATGACGTCGGCTGCGATCCGGCCGGCCAACCGACGACCATCGATTTGGTGTATCTCCGCAAAGGCAAACTGACGCAGTGCCTGTCGCGGGCGACCGCCGGCAGTCAGGTCACCGTGTGGGGACCGCTGGGCAATGGCTTTGCACCGCAGCCCTGCGAACACTTGGTGATGGTGGCCGGCGGGATCGGGCAAACGCCCTTCGTGGCCGTGGCCAAGGAAGCCTTGGGGCTGCAAGAATTTGCCGGCCGGCCGACAGGCTGGGCCAAACAGGTGACGCTTGTCTACGGGGCTCGCAGCGCCGACTTGTTGGCCGGTGTGGAAGATTTTCAGGGCTGCGGCGTACGGGTCGAGTTGTGCACCGACGACGGCACGCGGGGGCGACAAGCCTTGGTGCCCCAAGTGCTCGACGAAGTCTTGGCCGAAGCGATTTCAACGACCGACGTGGAAGCCATTCGCGTGTTGTGCTGCGGCCCGGAGATCATGATGGAGAAGGCGTCCGAGGTGGCGGCCGTGCGGCGAGTGGCTTGTCAGGTGTCGTTGGAAACCCCCATGGCCTGCGGGATCGGGATCTGTTTTTCTTGCGTTGCCAAGGTTCGTCAGGACGATGGCCAGTGGGATTACAAACGCACCTGTGTCGAAGGCCCCGTGTTTGACGCTGCGAAAATCTGCTGGGAGTAA